From Enterococcus wangshanyuanii, the proteins below share one genomic window:
- a CDS encoding helix-turn-helix domain-containing protein gives MSSFGERIKQARISNKMSQEDLAEKVNTLHDAKLNKGMISKWENNREEPRLTNIQYLSEALQVSMDFILGIEPSQNAISPESIYGYRDMDVEVLQIYHSLPNEGKDRWIRAGYDLQTEYYRKSGSKQNLDTIDLINSLVETDDLVVKELARISKWLYEQTGSLSSRDRELLEDSLLLIESDKTKTAEFINLKRKIYEYILPLPYFVTASEKHAHTIEDISKQFNLSKEFVIDAILYYVTSRGSIVESKSHIIDFNDIPLEYDDINQVSKAKVVVIDSEEKTVPNKKGFFKK, from the coding sequence ATGAGTAGTTTTGGAGAAAGGATTAAACAAGCGAGAATCTCGAATAAGATGTCACAGGAAGATTTAGCGGAAAAAGTCAATACCTTGCATGATGCCAAGTTAAATAAGGGTATGATTTCTAAATGGGAAAACAATAGAGAGGAACCTCGACTAACAAATATTCAATATCTTTCAGAAGCTCTACAGGTTTCTATGGACTTCATTTTAGGTATAGAGCCGTCTCAAAATGCAATTTCACCTGAGTCTATTTACGGGTATAGAGACATGGATGTTGAGGTTTTACAAATTTACCATTCATTGCCTAACGAGGGGAAAGATCGATGGATAAGAGCGGGGTATGACCTCCAAACTGAATACTATAGAAAATCAGGTTCTAAACAGAATTTGGATACAATTGATCTTATTAACTCTTTAGTAGAAACTGATGATTTAGTTGTAAAAGAACTTGCTAGAATTTCAAAATGGTTATATGAGCAGACCGGTAGTTTAAGTTCACGAGATAGAGAGCTCTTAGAGGATTCTTTACTACTTATTGAATCTGATAAAACGAAAACTGCAGAGTTTATTAATCTCAAAAGAAAAATTTATGAATATATTCTACCGCTCCCGTATTTCGTAACGGCCAGCGAAAAGCATGCTCATACCATTGAAGACATTTCGAAGCAGTTTAACTTAAGTAAAGAGTTTGTAATTGATGCAATCCTATATTACGTTACTTCGCGCGGTTCTATTGTAGAAAGTAAATCACATATCATTGATTTTAACGATATTCCTTTAGAGTATGATGACATTAATCAAGTGTCTAAAGCCAAAGTCGTTGTCATTGATTCGGAAGAAAAAACTGTTCCAAATAAGAAAGGTTTTTTTAAAAAATAA
- a CDS encoding helix-turn-helix transcriptional regulator → MKKNTGFPKLKLYIKAEKKMTQGELADAIGMDRAALNSRLNGRVEFSLSEVRDICLYLKVSSDTFFLNPEVSYSITKQSA, encoded by the coding sequence ATGAAGAAAAATACAGGATTTCCCAAATTGAAGCTTTATATAAAAGCGGAAAAGAAGATGACTCAAGGAGAACTTGCGGATGCAATTGGAATGGATCGAGCTGCGTTGAATAGCCGTTTGAACGGCAGGGTGGAATTTAGCTTGAGTGAAGTTAGAGATATTTGTTTATATCTTAAGGTTAGTTCGGACACCTTTTTTTTAAATCCGGAAGTTTCGTATTCGATAACAAAACAATCTGCATAA
- a CDS encoding helix-turn-helix domain-containing protein, which translates to MKLLSKKANLVGGVACIFGVGMLLGLRVPPAIVLIYGLLVATYGISLAFITYAKDLNRRKQRSKITTVCMIPQYRQNRKMSVEELAERVNVSPAMIRSIEADKYSPSYEIVQKIADEFNVTPGSLFKKAEENNRKGVYVDGRKIV; encoded by the coding sequence ATGAAGCTACTATCAAAAAAAGCCAACTTAGTTGGCGGAGTCGCCTGTATTTTCGGAGTAGGTATGCTATTAGGATTACGAGTGCCACCAGCAATTGTTTTGATCTACGGATTGCTTGTTGCAACCTACGGCATATCGCTAGCTTTTATAACATATGCTAAAGATTTGAACCGAAGAAAACAGCGATCAAAAATCACGACGGTTTGTATGATTCCACAATATAGACAGAATAGAAAAATGTCTGTAGAGGAGTTAGCAGAAAGAGTGAATGTATCACCGGCAATGATCAGATCTATAGAAGCTGACAAGTATTCTCCGTCTTATGAAATAGTTCAGAAAATAGCGGATGAATTCAATGTTACACCAGGTAGTCTGTTTAAAAAGGCCGAAGAAAATAATAGAAAAGGGGTTTATGTAGATGGACGTAAAATCGTATAA
- a CDS encoding rolling circle replication-associated protein, with protein MITRENKYAAGNYMEVDIVPLPEEVVNKLSGTSRKRKKNMTRPRQQLVNDTRSFKWMRLAINGNFFKGDYYFTLTYDNGELPTPDKVEEAKKDLSNFLRKVRTQYKKKQIELKYIWVMEYELDDEGEYMTRVHFHLVMNKGVDRDTLEDCWSRGRGKNRKMFGYVYARRVQPNGDFGLERLSGYFSKGKRWKKGKKIWNCSRNLERPQKLHPNDSKYSRRAIEKMFLSNDYGHEILEKKYPNYFITSIQFVDHEKKGKHMYLRMWKKERAG; from the coding sequence ATGATTACCAGAGAAAATAAATATGCTGCAGGGAATTATATGGAAGTGGATATTGTTCCTTTGCCAGAAGAGGTAGTTAACAAGTTAAGCGGAACATCAAGAAAAAGAAAAAAGAATATGACTAGACCTCGTCAACAACTGGTAAATGATACTCGTAGTTTTAAATGGATGAGGCTAGCAATTAATGGCAACTTCTTTAAAGGTGATTACTATTTTACTCTGACCTATGACAATGGAGAATTGCCGACACCGGATAAAGTTGAGGAAGCAAAAAAAGATTTAAGCAATTTTTTAAGGAAAGTTAGAACTCAATATAAAAAGAAGCAGATTGAATTGAAATATATATGGGTCATGGAATATGAGCTTGATGATGAAGGAGAATATATGACTCGTGTTCATTTCCATTTAGTCATGAATAAGGGAGTTGACAGGGATACCCTAGAAGATTGCTGGAGTAGAGGACGAGGGAAGAATCGAAAAATGTTTGGGTATGTTTACGCAAGGAGAGTTCAACCAAATGGTGATTTTGGACTTGAAAGGCTGTCGGGGTATTTTTCCAAAGGTAAACGCTGGAAAAAAGGGAAGAAGATTTGGAATTGTAGTCGGAATTTAGAACGACCGCAAAAGCTTCATCCAAATGATTCAAAATACTCTCGAAGAGCAATTGAGAAAATGTTCTTATCCAATGATTATGGCCATGAGATTCTTGAAAAGAAATATCCTAATTATTTCATTACATCAATTCAATTTGTAGATCATGAGAAAAAAGGGAAGCATATGTATTTAAGAATGTGGAAGAAGGAGCGTGCGGGATGA
- a CDS encoding Holliday junction resolvase RecU, whose amino-acid sequence MTEKKYSKSEISKMNNERGKRFEKMILAGCSHYQKKQIAKIGKTPEPFSFKKKLPKGQFVGQFRRSEKAQPDFAGTLNTGRSIIFEAKTTHEDQISQSVVSKNQADELDIHLSLGAYAGVCVEVNKTVAFVPWIIWKNMDEFYGRKFMTEKELKAYAVETPGHILFLNYVNSNPNNYNDYKLYGGLDFANSV is encoded by the coding sequence ATGACTGAAAAGAAATATTCAAAATCAGAAATAAGCAAGATGAACAATGAGCGAGGTAAACGATTTGAAAAGATGATCCTTGCTGGATGTTCTCATTATCAAAAGAAACAAATAGCAAAAATAGGGAAAACACCTGAACCATTTAGCTTTAAAAAGAAACTTCCGAAAGGTCAATTTGTTGGTCAGTTTCGTAGAAGTGAAAAGGCGCAACCCGATTTTGCTGGCACATTAAACACAGGACGATCAATCATCTTTGAAGCAAAAACAACACATGAAGATCAGATTAGTCAAAGTGTTGTTAGTAAGAATCAGGCTGATGAATTAGACATCCATCTTTCGTTAGGTGCCTATGCTGGTGTCTGTGTGGAAGTAAATAAAACTGTTGCTTTTGTACCTTGGATCATTTGGAAGAATATGGATGAATTTTACGGAAGAAAATTTATGACTGAAAAAGAACTTAAAGCCTATGCTGTTGAAACTCCTGGTCATATCTTATTTCTTAATTACGTTAATTCGAATCCTAATAACTACAACGACTACAAATTATATGGAGGTCTTGATTTTGCTAACAGCGTTTGA
- a CDS encoding sigma factor-like helix-turn-helix DNA-binding protein, which yields MKYKYADELAAEYKEDLKPVLAVHKYHNDRAKIYLKLAKECEENQEWEMAAEFYTEYEEYRAVAKRLSPIISDTRYSIKWLETAKQPGYNKEISRRSYYQRTELWGDIDRVSMKYLREDYGQLTDDQSEILKEYMSILSERERDAIISVIGEGNTYNQTAKFLNVGRSTVQSYINRGMKKLTRNHELKRNIFLAVQEPPIYERAK from the coding sequence ATGAAATACAAATATGCGGATGAGTTAGCGGCAGAATACAAAGAGGACTTAAAACCAGTTCTTGCTGTACACAAATATCATAACGATCGAGCAAAGATTTATCTAAAATTAGCCAAAGAATGCGAAGAGAATCAGGAATGGGAAATGGCTGCTGAATTTTATACTGAGTATGAAGAATATAGAGCGGTAGCGAAAAGATTGAGTCCTATTATCTCTGATACTCGATACTCAATTAAATGGCTGGAAACTGCAAAACAACCAGGATATAACAAAGAAATAAGTAGACGATCATATTATCAGCGGACAGAACTTTGGGGAGATATTGATAGGGTATCGATGAAGTATCTGCGAGAAGATTATGGGCAGTTGACAGATGATCAGTCTGAGATTTTAAAGGAGTATATGTCTATTTTGTCTGAGAGAGAGCGGGATGCAATTATATCTGTTATCGGCGAAGGGAATACGTATAATCAAACGGCTAAATTTCTAAATGTCGGTAGAAGTACAGTCCAAAGTTATATTAACAGAGGCATGAAAAAGTTGACTAGAAATCACGAACTTAAAAGAAATATATTTCTTGCCGTACAAGAGCCACCTATATATGAGAGGGCTAAATAA
- a CDS encoding HNH endonuclease encodes MKKVNPFYKSKRWIKKKNHILKKYEYTCQQTLRYGTTVDAETVHHIYPLELYPELALVDWNLLPVTGEAHNTFHSRKDHSITAKGKYWQKKRRKEFEKWKRKKSNPPLI; translated from the coding sequence ATGAAGAAAGTAAATCCTTTTTACAAAAGCAAAAGATGGATAAAGAAAAAGAATCACATCTTAAAGAAATATGAATACACATGTCAGCAAACACTAAGGTACGGAACCACGGTAGATGCTGAAACAGTTCATCATATTTATCCATTAGAGCTTTATCCTGAACTAGCGTTAGTTGATTGGAATTTACTTCCGGTAACGGGTGAGGCACACAATACATTCCATAGTAGGAAAGATCACTCTATCACTGCTAAGGGAAAATACTGGCAGAAAAAAAGAAGGAAGGAGTTTGAAAAATGGAAAAGAAAAAAATCAAATCCCCCCCTAATTTAA
- a CDS encoding P27 family phage terminase small subunit yields the protein MVKNVPKEETIKRDTIKQMKSLGVYKIEYNRLISIYAGLVHQYYFQLREFEKDGSRTFVISGTNSVKKSPILASLESLRKDIVLYSDRLCLNAKAAENRKTSGEDDGDNPLANFLEKMGG from the coding sequence ATGGTAAAAAATGTGCCAAAAGAAGAGACAATCAAACGCGATACGATCAAACAAATGAAATCGTTAGGTGTTTACAAAATTGAATACAATAGGCTTATTAGCATTTATGCCGGATTGGTTCATCAATATTATTTTCAATTGCGTGAGTTCGAAAAAGATGGGAGCAGAACTTTTGTTATTTCAGGTACAAACAGTGTAAAAAAGAGCCCGATTCTTGCATCTCTCGAAAGTCTAAGAAAAGACATCGTTTTATACAGCGACAGGCTCTGTCTTAACGCAAAAGCGGCAGAAAATAGAAAGACTTCCGGAGAAGATGACGGAGATAATCCGTTAGCCAATTTCCTTGAAAAAATGGGCGGATAA
- a CDS encoding terminase large subunit, producing the protein MARNSLKKIDSPHFKVAVEYATSIVEGKKVACEEKVLECQRFLNDLESDKWDVRQDQVDFVIGLIQGTIKHVQGQDIEGNDLPGSPLILQPWQIYVVVNLLGFFIPGTNMRRFVESLIFIPRKQGKTAFMAAFSWAMILLERKAGSKLYLLANSLKQTMEAFDFLRKNIEPSARKNKIRIRDNNAEHSISFDWKANGSGYLQALAADENRLDSLNCNLLILDELHSWKRAGAKKYSLMKNAQKAYRNKLLLGISTAGDIPNGFLAQRLEYCKKVLNGTVIDDSYFIFICKANQDEKGEIPDYTDPGILEMANPSVGVTVTLEELIKDAEQAMNDPQLRGEFFNKTLNVFTNSMKAYFDINEFIYSDNQYNWSIEELAKLPISWYGGADLSKMHDLTAGAIYGTYNFKGKEVDIVITQAFFPIVNATKKAEEDNIPVFGWKQDGWLTMSNTPTTSYDDIVNWFVLMKSKGFKIKKVGFDKKFGKEFFLKMKKAKFRIVDQPQYFWRKSEGFRHIERKVKNAEFYYVGNESFEYCVQNVRAIEKTDDMIQYEKVDGDGSVNRIDVFDAGVFACCQMLEDTGISQAAKSWLGGG; encoded by the coding sequence ATGGCTCGTAATAGTCTAAAGAAAATTGATTCTCCGCATTTCAAAGTCGCTGTTGAATATGCAACGTCGATTGTCGAAGGGAAAAAAGTTGCATGTGAAGAGAAGGTTCTTGAATGTCAGAGATTCCTAAATGATCTTGAATCAGACAAATGGGATGTCCGACAAGATCAGGTTGATTTTGTTATCGGACTGATTCAAGGAACGATCAAACATGTTCAAGGACAAGATATTGAAGGAAATGATTTGCCGGGATCACCATTGATATTACAGCCATGGCAAATTTATGTAGTAGTAAATTTGTTGGGATTTTTTATTCCAGGAACAAATATGCGGCGTTTCGTTGAATCATTAATATTCATTCCTAGGAAGCAAGGGAAAACTGCATTTATGGCTGCTTTTAGTTGGGCGATGATTCTATTAGAAAGAAAAGCAGGATCTAAACTTTATCTTTTAGCAAATTCATTGAAACAGACAATGGAGGCTTTCGACTTTCTTAGAAAGAATATTGAACCTTCTGCACGAAAAAACAAAATTAGAATCCGAGATAATAATGCTGAACATTCTATCTCATTTGATTGGAAAGCAAACGGGTCAGGATATTTACAAGCACTTGCTGCAGACGAAAATAGACTAGATTCTTTGAACTGTAATTTATTGATATTGGATGAACTTCATTCTTGGAAACGTGCTGGGGCTAAGAAGTATTCTTTGATGAAAAATGCACAGAAAGCGTACCGAAACAAATTGTTATTAGGTATCTCAACAGCAGGAGATATCCCGAACGGTTTTCTTGCACAACGTCTTGAGTATTGTAAAAAAGTGCTGAATGGCACAGTCATTGATGATTCGTATTTCATTTTTATATGTAAAGCGAATCAAGATGAAAAAGGTGAGATACCCGATTATACTGATCCTGGAATTCTTGAAATGGCAAATCCTTCTGTTGGTGTGACAGTAACACTGGAAGAATTAATAAAAGATGCAGAGCAAGCAATGAATGATCCGCAATTACGAGGAGAATTTTTCAATAAAACGTTGAATGTATTTACAAATTCGATGAAAGCCTACTTCGATATTAATGAATTCATTTATAGCGACAATCAGTATAACTGGTCAATAGAAGAATTAGCTAAATTGCCTATTAGTTGGTATGGCGGTGCGGATTTATCCAAAATGCACGATTTAACTGCTGGTGCTATTTATGGTACGTATAATTTTAAAGGCAAAGAAGTTGATATCGTGATTACTCAAGCTTTCTTCCCGATAGTGAATGCAACTAAAAAAGCAGAAGAAGACAATATTCCAGTTTTCGGGTGGAAACAAGACGGGTGGTTGACAATGTCAAATACTCCGACAACTAGTTACGATGATATAGTTAATTGGTTCGTTCTAATGAAAAGCAAAGGCTTCAAGATAAAGAAGGTCGGATTTGATAAAAAGTTCGGAAAAGAATTTTTCTTAAAGATGAAAAAAGCAAAATTTAGAATCGTTGACCAACCGCAGTATTTTTGGAGGAAATCAGAAGGTTTTAGGCACATTGAACGAAAAGTGAAAAATGCTGAATTCTATTATGTAGGCAATGAATCATTTGAGTATTGCGTCCAAAACGTTCGAGCAATAGAAAAGACAGATGATATGATCCAATATGAAAAAGTAGATGGCGATGGCAGCGTGAATAGAATAGATGTATTCGATGCTGGCGTTTTCGCTTGTTGTCAAATGTTGGAAGATACTGGAATTTCTCAAGCTGCTAAATCTTGGTTAGGTGGCGGATAG
- a CDS encoding phage portal protein gives MSKRKRKTGKAKIRSEPTNDSNVGFFISDSAKELFVSGYTRLSENPEVKIAVDKIADLVSNMTIHLMENTPEGDVRVKNELSRKLDINPYSVMTRKNWVYAIVYSMLLPGDGNSIVWPVIKNGLIDELIPLAPSKVSFIEDGLSYKVSYQGTIFDPDEVIHFAINPDPEKPWQGTGYRLTLKDITQNLKQATATKRAFMGSKYMPNIIVKVDGETEELTNEEGRTKIEEMYLTRSETGKPWIVPGEMIEVQQVKPLTLNDIAINDAVEIDKKTVAGLLGVPAFFLGVGAYNKDEYNNFITTKIMSIAQIFQQTLTKNLLVNPKWYFRCNARSLYAYDLEVLGNLGMNLYKMGLATGNEARGLVDFDFMEGLDELVILENYIPKGMIGDQKKLDKGGEEDE, from the coding sequence ATGAGTAAAAGGAAAAGAAAAACTGGAAAAGCAAAAATTAGATCAGAACCAACAAATGATTCAAATGTAGGTTTTTTTATCTCGGACAGTGCCAAGGAATTATTTGTTTCAGGATATACTCGATTGAGTGAGAATCCGGAAGTGAAAATCGCAGTGGATAAGATTGCTGACTTAGTTTCAAACATGACTATTCATTTGATGGAAAATACTCCAGAAGGCGATGTTCGAGTAAAAAATGAATTATCTCGCAAATTAGATATCAATCCATACTCTGTAATGACTAGAAAAAATTGGGTATATGCGATTGTTTATTCAATGCTGCTACCTGGTGACGGGAATAGTATTGTTTGGCCGGTAATTAAAAACGGTTTAATTGATGAATTGATACCGTTAGCTCCTTCAAAAGTCAGCTTCATTGAAGATGGGTTATCTTATAAAGTCAGTTATCAAGGAACTATTTTTGATCCGGACGAGGTTATCCATTTTGCAATCAATCCTGATCCGGAGAAACCTTGGCAAGGAACGGGATATCGCCTTACATTGAAAGATATCACTCAGAATCTTAAACAAGCGACCGCAACAAAACGGGCCTTTATGGGTTCTAAGTATATGCCAAACATCATAGTTAAGGTAGACGGGGAAACGGAAGAGTTGACCAACGAAGAAGGCAGAACGAAAATTGAAGAAATGTATTTAACACGATCAGAAACAGGAAAACCGTGGATCGTTCCAGGTGAAATGATAGAGGTGCAGCAAGTAAAACCATTGACGCTGAATGATATTGCCATTAATGATGCTGTTGAAATCGATAAAAAGACAGTTGCTGGACTTTTAGGAGTTCCGGCTTTTTTCTTAGGCGTTGGAGCCTATAACAAAGATGAATACAATAATTTCATTACAACAAAAATCATGTCGATTGCTCAAATTTTCCAACAAACATTAACTAAAAACTTGCTTGTAAATCCGAAATGGTATTTCAGGTGTAATGCTAGAAGTCTATACGCCTATGATTTAGAAGTATTAGGGAATTTAGGTATGAACCTCTATAAAATGGGGTTGGCAACTGGAAACGAAGCAAGAGGACTTGTTGATTTTGATTTCATGGAGGGACTGGACGAACTAGTCATTCTTGAAAATTATATTCCAAAAGGAATGATAGGAGATCAAAAGAAATTAGATAAAGGCGGTGAAGAGGACGAATGA
- a CDS encoding HK97 family phage prohead protease, which translates to MTTRSKERQIRSVVSSLQTRDSEEAGEKKIAGYFVVFNSETELWPGAFEEIVPEACKTIPDDVRALFDHDSSKVLGRTKAGTLSLTADSKGLFGEILINENDSDAVNLYERVKRGDIDQCSFGFRVLEEDTEWRDDGTVKWTIKEIELFEVSVVTFPAYEDTEVEARRKEVNGMNEKRRNERKQNIKERMKSWHLDNY; encoded by the coding sequence ATGACCACAAGAAGTAAAGAGAGGCAAATCCGTAGTGTAGTAAGCAGTTTACAAACACGAGATAGCGAAGAAGCTGGCGAAAAGAAAATAGCCGGCTATTTTGTTGTTTTCAATTCAGAAACTGAATTATGGCCGGGCGCTTTTGAAGAAATCGTTCCGGAGGCGTGTAAAACGATTCCTGACGATGTTCGGGCTTTGTTTGATCATGATAGTTCAAAGGTTTTAGGAAGAACAAAAGCTGGAACTCTTTCGTTAACTGCTGATTCTAAAGGATTGTTTGGAGAAATCTTGATCAATGAAAATGATTCAGACGCAGTCAATTTGTATGAACGAGTAAAGCGTGGCGACATTGATCAGTGCAGCTTCGGTTTTCGTGTATTGGAGGAAGATACAGAATGGCGCGATGATGGAACAGTTAAATGGACGATCAAGGAAATTGAACTATTTGAAGTTTCTGTTGTAACTTTTCCAGCCTATGAAGATACGGAGGTTGAGGCAAGGCGCAAAGAAGTAAACGGTATGAATGAAAAAAGAAGAAATGAGCGTAAACAAAATATTAAGGAGCGGATGAAATCATGGCACTTAGACAACTATTAG
- a CDS encoding phage major capsid protein has product MALRQLLVNKKIKERKSLLDQLRSSFSELKKRESDLEAAIGEAETDDEIKAVEEEVEELQKEIDEKKEEEKELVAEIEDLETELKELEEKEPEDDKGNGDVRSMANTVQTRTQDLGDNYLTREVLDFYTELRSKLKSRAAGNVLPAGGDNEIIVPDLVMSRIRERIGDFTTLYPLVDLVVAKGRVKLILDVDTKEATWMEMRGVTLPEDDDSELSAVEFDGFLIGRIVYIDNSLLDDAQPILNLDDYLTKRIARSIAKGIDKAIAVGEGKEKKQPAGIIPAIPTENKVLAKPAYAEIIPHLGKIDTGEDATGDIAVAMHRQTYFERIAALTLHVDSGGKDVVQLPNLNAPNFLGLPVVFNNYIPKDKLIFGVFEKYTLVEREETKIDSSQHYKFRDYQTAIRGVGRYDGKPVEPAAFVQVTLEIESEVPGA; this is encoded by the coding sequence ATGGCACTTAGACAACTATTAGTAAATAAAAAAATCAAGGAACGTAAATCTTTGTTGGATCAATTACGTTCTTCCTTCTCTGAATTAAAAAAACGGGAATCTGATTTGGAAGCAGCGATCGGAGAAGCTGAAACAGATGATGAAATCAAAGCAGTTGAAGAAGAAGTCGAGGAACTTCAAAAAGAAATTGATGAAAAAAAAGAAGAAGAAAAAGAGCTTGTCGCGGAAATTGAGGATTTAGAAACAGAGTTGAAAGAGCTAGAAGAAAAAGAACCGGAAGATGATAAAGGAAATGGAGATGTGCGATCAATGGCAAATACAGTACAAACAAGAACTCAAGATTTAGGAGACAACTATTTAACAAGAGAAGTTCTTGATTTTTATACAGAACTTCGCTCTAAATTAAAATCACGTGCAGCAGGGAATGTTTTACCAGCTGGTGGGGACAACGAAATCATCGTTCCTGACCTTGTGATGTCGAGAATTCGCGAGAGAATTGGTGATTTTACGACACTATATCCATTAGTTGATTTGGTAGTAGCTAAAGGTAGAGTAAAATTAATTCTTGATGTAGATACAAAAGAAGCAACTTGGATGGAGATGCGTGGAGTCACCTTGCCAGAAGATGACGATTCAGAATTATCAGCGGTTGAATTTGACGGATTCTTAATCGGTCGTATCGTTTATATTGATAATTCTCTATTAGATGATGCACAACCAATTCTTAATTTGGATGATTATCTTACAAAACGAATTGCTCGTTCAATCGCTAAAGGGATTGATAAGGCAATTGCAGTCGGTGAAGGAAAAGAGAAAAAACAACCAGCTGGAATCATTCCAGCAATTCCGACAGAAAATAAAGTTTTAGCAAAGCCAGCGTATGCAGAAATTATTCCTCATCTTGGTAAAATCGATACTGGTGAGGATGCAACGGGAGATATTGCAGTAGCGATGCACCGTCAAACGTACTTTGAAAGAATTGCTGCATTAACCTTACATGTCGATAGCGGCGGCAAAGATGTTGTACAGTTGCCAAACCTTAATGCACCTAACTTTTTAGGATTGCCAGTCGTGTTTAACAACTATATTCCTAAAGACAAATTGATTTTTGGAGTATTTGAAAAATACACACTTGTAGAACGAGAAGAAACAAAAATCGATTCTTCACAACATTATAAATTCCGTGACTATCAAACTGCTATTCGTGGTGTTGGTCGTTACGACGGGAAACCAGTTGAACCCGCTGCATTTGTTCAAGTTACTTTAGAAATCGAAAGTGAAGTACCAGGTGCATAA
- a CDS encoding phage head-tail connector protein — protein sequence MEELALPLLKANLGISKDNRDTYLQAILKSIVSELTNEKGLTIDESDNNHLMFVVDYAAWRYRSRGEGTMPRNIQYRLHNLILKNGGVKKDE from the coding sequence ATGGAAGAATTAGCTTTACCTCTACTAAAAGCGAACTTAGGTATCTCGAAAGATAATCGAGATACCTATTTACAAGCTATTCTGAAAAGTATTGTCAGTGAGCTTACCAATGAAAAAGGTCTAACGATTGATGAATCAGACAATAATCATTTAATGTTCGTTGTTGATTATGCAGCATGGCGGTATCGATCACGCGGAGAAGGTACTATGCCAAGAAATATTCAGTATCGTTTGCACAACTTGATTTTAAAGAATGGCGGTGTGAAGAAAGATGAATGA
- a CDS encoding phage head closure protein, with translation MNELTWDDEVTLLTDVYTEDKLGQPIKKTPKKEVVCCCKRPISRSDHWAAGQNGIKLQQILIVHPYEYDGQATLIYEGEKLRVVDTYPINQEELELKCTQKIGDQNG, from the coding sequence ATGAATGAATTGACTTGGGATGATGAGGTCACCTTATTAACAGATGTTTATACGGAAGATAAACTAGGGCAGCCGATTAAAAAAACACCAAAGAAGGAAGTTGTTTGCTGCTGTAAAAGACCTATTAGTCGGTCTGATCATTGGGCTGCAGGACAAAACGGAATCAAATTGCAACAAATTTTAATTGTTCATCCTTACGAATATGACGGACAAGCCACTTTGATTTATGAAGGGGAGAAACTTCGAGTAGTTGATACATACCCAATTAATCAAGAAGAACTTGAACTGAAATGTACTCAAAAAATCGGTGATCAAAATGGCTAA
- a CDS encoding HK97 gp10 family phage protein: protein MAKKSYSQIKPNDLSKAIHESLLEYTEEVQHEIDEQAERISAAAAKQISESSPKRKGKYAKGWRVKKISDGSRWHSLSYVVHNATDYQLTHLLENDHALRNGGRSKPIKHIAPVEETAVQEFMTAVEKAVRR, encoded by the coding sequence ATGGCTAAAAAGTCTTATTCGCAGATTAAGCCAAATGATCTATCAAAGGCAATTCATGAAAGTTTATTAGAATACACAGAAGAGGTTCAACATGAAATTGATGAACAAGCTGAAAGAATCTCCGCTGCAGCTGCTAAACAAATAAGCGAATCCAGTCCAAAGCGGAAAGGGAAATATGCGAAAGGTTGGCGTGTGAAAAAGATTTCAGATGGTTCACGATGGCACTCGTTAAGCTATGTTGTGCATAATGCGACAGACTATCAACTCACTCATTTGTTGGAAAATGATCACGCGTTAAGAAACGGTGGCAGATCGAAACCAATTAAACATATTGCTCCAGTAGAAGAAACAGCAGTGCAAGAATTTATGACAGCTGTAGAGAAGGCGGTGAGACGATGA